Proteins found in one Quercus robur chromosome 2, dhQueRobu3.1, whole genome shotgun sequence genomic segment:
- the LOC126708274 gene encoding uncharacterized protein LOC126708274 isoform X2, with protein sequence MGWVVKQQLMRGKRTRIWGGALLCWLCLMFATPKIPLSPKHHLYADMRNFLGLPNTLNVITNFPFLVVGVLGFVLCLQRNFFNLILRGELWGWALFYAGTAAVAFGSAYYHLKPDDNRVMWDTFPMMIAYSSLFSSFIVERMGEKIGLSSLFALLLFAFLSTAYGITYNDLRLCMAFQLIPSIAIPGMMYVFRSKYTHSRYWLFAAGIHVLAKFEGVADRKIYRVNRYIISGHSLEHLCLAMVPVLLSIMLMYRNMKFQRLGDHKERP encoded by the exons ATGGGGTGGGTGGTGAAACAGCAGCTTATGAGAGGGAAGAGAACTCGGATATGGGGAGGAGCATTGCTTTGTTGGCTTTGCCTCATGTTTGCCACTCCCAAAATCCCTCTCTCTCCGAAGCACCATCTTTATGCTGACATGCGCAATTTTCTCG GATTGCCTAATACGTTGAATGTGATTACAAATTTCCCATTTTTGGTTGTGGGTGTTCTGGGTTTTGTTCTCTGTCTCCAAAGGAACTTTTTTAACCTAAT TTTGCGAGGAGAGCTATGGGGATGGGCGCTATTCTATGCAGGAACAGCAGCGGTGGCTTTTGGGTCTGCTTATTATCATTTGAAGCCAGATGACAATAGAGTAATGTGGGACACGTTTCCG ATGATGATTGCGTACTCCTCACTTTTCTCTAGTTTTATAGTGGAAAGAATGGGGGAGAAGATTGGATTAAGTTCTCTATTTGCCCTCcttttatttgcttttcttaGCACAGCTTACGGAAT AACATATAATGATCTTCGGCTGTGCATGGCATTCCAGTTGATTCCATCGATAGCCATTCCAGGAATGATGTATGTGTTCCGATCTAAATATACTCACTCAAGATATTGGCTTTTTGCAGCAG GAATACACGTTCTAGCCAAATTTGAAGGTGTTGCTGACAGGAAAATATACCGTGTAAATCGTTACATTATCAGTGGGCACTCATTGGAGCATTTATGTTTAGCAATGGTCCCTGTTCTGCTGAGTATAATGCTCATGTATAGAAACATGAAATTTCAAAG ATTAGGCGATCATAAGGAACGTCCATGA
- the LOC126708274 gene encoding uncharacterized protein LOC126708274 isoform X1, with the protein MGWVVKQQLMRGKRTRIWGGALLCWLCLMFATPKIPLSPKHHLYADMRNFLGLPNTLNVITNFPFLVVGVLGFVLCLQRNFFNLILRGELWGWALFYAGTAAVAFGSAYYHLKPDDNRVMWDTFPVSITILLQHSQMMIAYSSLFSSFIVERMGEKIGLSSLFALLLFAFLSTAYGITYNDLRLCMAFQLIPSIAIPGMMYVFRSKYTHSRYWLFAAGIHVLAKFEGVADRKIYRVNRYIISGHSLEHLCLAMVPVLLSIMLMYRNMKFQRLGDHKERP; encoded by the exons ATGGGGTGGGTGGTGAAACAGCAGCTTATGAGAGGGAAGAGAACTCGGATATGGGGAGGAGCATTGCTTTGTTGGCTTTGCCTCATGTTTGCCACTCCCAAAATCCCTCTCTCTCCGAAGCACCATCTTTATGCTGACATGCGCAATTTTCTCG GATTGCCTAATACGTTGAATGTGATTACAAATTTCCCATTTTTGGTTGTGGGTGTTCTGGGTTTTGTTCTCTGTCTCCAAAGGAACTTTTTTAACCTAAT TTTGCGAGGAGAGCTATGGGGATGGGCGCTATTCTATGCAGGAACAGCAGCGGTGGCTTTTGGGTCTGCTTATTATCATTTGAAGCCAGATGACAATAGAGTAATGTGGGACACGTTTCCGGTTAGCATTACTATACTGTTACAGCACTCTCAA ATGATGATTGCGTACTCCTCACTTTTCTCTAGTTTTATAGTGGAAAGAATGGGGGAGAAGATTGGATTAAGTTCTCTATTTGCCCTCcttttatttgcttttcttaGCACAGCTTACGGAAT AACATATAATGATCTTCGGCTGTGCATGGCATTCCAGTTGATTCCATCGATAGCCATTCCAGGAATGATGTATGTGTTCCGATCTAAATATACTCACTCAAGATATTGGCTTTTTGCAGCAG GAATACACGTTCTAGCCAAATTTGAAGGTGTTGCTGACAGGAAAATATACCGTGTAAATCGTTACATTATCAGTGGGCACTCATTGGAGCATTTATGTTTAGCAATGGTCCCTGTTCTGCTGAGTATAATGCTCATGTATAGAAACATGAAATTTCAAAG ATTAGGCGATCATAAGGAACGTCCATGA